A segment of the Lampris incognitus isolate fLamInc1 chromosome 19, fLamInc1.hap2, whole genome shotgun sequence genome:
GTGTCATGCTCTACTGCTTGGCTGATGAGTTTGTTTGGCTCAAGGACAATAGTAAATGTCACTTAAGGTCCAGGGATGGGTTTATCATGGCAGAGTCCTGTAAACTCCAGCTCATATTCTGCTCTGGAGGAACAACAGACTGTCAACACTATAGGTTGATGTCTGGTGGGGTATCAAATAGGAAGCCACTTAAAAAGGGGATTAAAAGGTTTTGGCACTCACTTTGGCCTGCTCACATTTTCAAAGTATAAAAGGAAATTCTGTCTACATCTACTGGTTGTGAAATAACAGTTGACCTCACCTGAAATTACCAGAAGACCCGGAAactaagagaaaaaaacaacaacacttatCAGGCATCACAAAGGGATTGTAATTGCACAGTCCTTCATGTGTCTTCATTCCTTCTCAAGATAACTTTCAGGGCTGAGGATGAGGTTTTCAGAGCCACCACAACCCTCTGGTCTAGGGAAGGGTTTCCCCACTCGTCACAGAGCTGCATGTGGAAGGGTTTGGGGATGCCATGTTAATTCAACACCTGCAAAGGCTAGTACATGAACAGTGTgtggtttaatggttaatttggGCTAttaaaaattaaagaaaaaaaacaaataaaaacccaACACAGCTACAAAAGAACAACACACCAAAGACCACCAAGAccaggttttacctgctcagtcACTTTGATCGTGATGTGCTCCATATAGTCTCTGAATGTGAAGCGCAAGTTCTTGAGACCAGGTACACCAGGCTGGAACTGCActcctgcaaagacatcagtgttagccagctaGTGTCTAAATTCAGGATTATCCAGGTTCCAGGTTctcctctgagacaaacttcagggctaaaaacttccatgggtgtgtaagaacaaatttgtatgtacaaacgattgatgaatgagggtCAATGTCTCTATAATTTTCCCGAGTGGGATATGTAGACTCATTTTGAGCCCCTGTTTTTCATTAACTAAAAGCTGGGAAACTTGGACAAGGACATACACTTGTCTCTCAAGTGGCAAGTCCAAGTATGACAGCATAGCGGGGTACTGAGTTTGGTCAGGCTAGGTCATGTTACTAGTTCATTAAAATACTCCGCTTACGTTGGAACTGAggaaggagaaatctgacagtGATCTTCATCACGGGAAACTATACAACAAAGCAGGATTGCTGAGCAAATGCCTCTCCGTACCTGGCATTTAACAATCAGTTTGGGGTGAGCTGTAATGCTTCCAGCCTCATCATGAATTTCAGTATTAAATTTGACCAGTTTTCCATTCTTTACTGTGATTGGTTCGTCTTCCAGTTTCACATGGAGAGAATGTAGGTTACCTGAGAAAAACAACACAATATTAACATGCAGCTTAGAACTATTTACTTATGCCTGATACTTATACACTGATACTGACACACCACCTGAGGTACCCTGTGTTCAAAGATGGTTATGTGTACCTTCAGTCCTGTTTTAAGGTAGTAGCTTACCAGTACACTACTGCACAAGGTCAGCTGGATGAAGTGTGTGACTTTGTCACGATGGCGAGTACTTCTCTCAAGTCCTCAGACTCCAAACAAAAGGAGGCCCCTGGTAATTacactggacaatgaagattttgtttcctgaacacttttgggtgtattttattgaTTTTAGGCTGATCATGAACATCACCTTCACATTTTCCCATCACATACCATTTTGTAGATAGAACCTAATAATTATAGGTTGCTTACTAGTGATGGTCATAACTATGGCACTAGAAATGCCTTGAGGGGCTATTTCACCTTGCCTGAAGCCAGAACTGGAATGGACTTCTGCAACATTTGGTTTCAATTACTAGCCGAATTGGATTCAAGAACAGGCTGAGAGAATATGTAATGCAGAAAGAGATTGTTTTAGATTAGGTCTAATTTTTATGTCTGCTTACTGTATTCTGTTGTTATGAGATATATCTGCTTTATCTTAATCTTTTTTTCTCATTTACGGTAATTGTTTTTGTTTAATTGGGTATGTTGGGTATATAGAATTTCGTGTAGTGCTCAAAGCTGTTTGATACGTTGTTTTGTGTGATGTTTCTGGTTATTGCTGTTATACTGATATATGTTCTGTTTTTGCTTGTTGACTTTTAAATTGTAACTGTTGTACTCTTTGACCCCCAAGAAGAATAGTTTctgctgaggcagtgattaatggggatctgaaataaataaataaatgacaaaatcgttttcttttttattttcttttttttactcgtGTTACTTGAATTTCACAAGAAATAGTTTTCCTATAACATAACATGTATTCTGGCTGCATTCTGAACTGGAGGTTATTTTACCCAGCAACAGAGATAATTACAAATCTGTAGATAAATTtaacataaaacaaacaagcaggtCAAAACAGAAAACTGTATGAAAACTGAAATTACATCAGTAAATTACACAAACTTTAGAACAATGCCTGCAGTTGGTGCCAGACTTGGGCATAAACATTTTACAAGTAGTGAGGAAAAAATGTTTTGCATAAATACACAAGCAAGCACAAATCTTGTAGTTGAAATTGAGAAGGATTCATGAGTGGCTTTTTCTGTTTTACAGCCCAAGGCTTGAATTAAGTTTGACTTGGGAAgctgaaatgagagagagaaaatggactTGACCAGCTCTCATTGTTTTCCTGCAGTCGTTTCCTCCAGCGATGCCTCAGGGTGCTTTGAATCTGACTTGACAACCTCATCAGTGACAGGCATCTCTGCTCTAACTGTTTTGTTTAAGCATGCCAACGCTCCCTGGGTTTCTTCAACATTACATCTCTCCAGCACCACACTCGGGATTTTGGTCACTTGTGGATGCTTTGTAATCTTGGTCAGCGGCTCAACGTCATAGCTGTGATTTGATGGCTCTTCCATGGTGCGATCTAACACTCTGCTTTCTTGACTGTAACTTCTTAGGTGACGCTCTGGCAGGAGTGATGGCCTTTTTCGCAGAAGCATTGGCCCTCTTCCTCTTTGGGGTTGTGGCATTTCTTGCACCTCTTTGTGGCCTTGTTTTCCTGAGGTTGATCAGAGGTTCATCATTTGAGCTTTCATCAGTTATCGCCTGTTTCTTCCTTCTGGCTGGGGTGCTTCTTGACAGCAGTGTTTTCATTGCAGGTTTATCGTGCTTTGCAAAAAAGCTTTGCCAAGGGCACGTCATCATCTGAACTGCCATCCTTTCGATCTTGTCTCTTCCTTTTAGTTGCACTACTTCTTGACACCAGCGTCTCCTTTACAGGTTTATGCTGCTCGTCAATAAGCTTTACCACGGGCACATCATCTGAGCTGCCAtcttttggttttgttttcctCCCATTGGATGAAATCTTTTTATCAGAAAGGCTCTTCCTCGTATTTATTTTTATCAATGGCTCATTGGAGCTGTCCCTGGAAGGCTCCAGTTTCTCTAGAGCACTATTTTTGCTTCTCTTGGTTCTTGTTCTGGACAGCATGAGAGGTACCTCCGTCtgtggctgtgtcttcactctgtTGGAGAGTTCATTCAAAGGCTCATCATCTGGGCtaatgccatcatcatcatcctttgtCAAAGAGGTATTAGAAGTGAGAACTGGATACTGTGTCCTTTGACACTGCCATTCATCACCCTGTGACTTTTTTAAATTatctatccaaaaaaaaaaaaacctcttaggACAGTGCAACAGAAATTAGGAGCTTCGTTTAGCTGCGTTTTTTCTTCTCAAAATGCCCTCAGATGTCCCCTCATCTACCTACACCATCTGaacaatgaaaagaaaaaaaagtatccTCAAATACAACTTGAAAATTAACAAAAACATCCCTGAACAtgggcttcttttttttatgaCTGTGCTTGACCTAACTCAGTGTCCAGCTTGGCCATTTCCCGAAGGTAAATTTCAGTGCTCTCGCTGTCAAACACGACAATGTAGATGTTTTTCAGGGAGGAGATGGTGGAGGACACAAAATGGTTGGAGATGGCCTTGATAATCAGCTGGGCCACTGTCTGCTGAGGGAATCCGTTCCATCCAGTGGGTAGTGAGGGAAAAGCGACAGATTTGAGTTCCTTCTCCTCTGCCGCAGCGAGGCAGTTCTTCACCGTTTTCTCCAGCTGGTCCTCACACTCCTCTGAGCCCCACTGGGGAATGTTGCAGTGGATCACGAAGCATGCCGCCATCCCGCTGGCCTGACTTACTGCCACCGACGCTACATCCAATGGCCCCTGTGGCTCTCGGAGCGCCTTCACTCTCTCTAAGAACTCCTGGCCCCCGACTTTCTCTAAGGCGTTGCCCACTCCTTCTTTCAGATCCATCTCTGCGTTTGTGGGGTTAATTATTCCCTCCACTTTGATTGTGCCGATCTTACTGATTTCACTCTCTGTTAGTGAAAGCTTTTGCCTGAGGGAGAGGCTTTTTGCAGAGAGGATGGTGAACCCATCTCCTGGACCGTCCTCCACTGTCGAGTTTTGCACCGCCTCTTGGTAATTTTCCACACTACTCCCCATGCTGTTGGAGCGTTCCTCTCTCTCGGGGAGGGAAACCTTGGCGTTCACCTTTACCTGCCCTCCCCTCTTCTCGAGAAACAGCTCTGGGTGGATACGGGGAAGAACGCCACCGTTTGATATGGTCACCCCCTGCAACAGCTGGTTGAGCTCATCGTCAGTGGCCATTGCCAGCTTGATGTGTCTAGGCGTTATTCTGCCCCTCTTGTTGTCTCGCGCTGCTTTTCCAGCCAACTCCAAGACCTCCGCTGTCAGGTACTCGACGACAGCTGCAATGTAGACGGGTGCCCCCATGCTTATGCGGTACCGCGGCGTCTCCGCGCGGAGATACCTCATCATTCTGCCCACGGGAAAAATGACCCCGGCCCGGGCTGAGCCGGACCGCCTAGTAGCCTTCGTTTTGCCTCCTTCTGCAGACATCCTGCCTCAGCTACCTCGCGTGTAAAGTTGACAAACTTCAGAAACGACGCTGAAAAGTTAAATGGTTGGTCCAATGTTCTCCCCCGGGACGAACTATCGTAACACAACGCGGAGACTCGCTATTCCAATATTATTTCCTGTTTGCGTTGTAGCGAATACACATGTCGATTTCTTATTGGCTAAATCAACTATAATCCGATTGGAGAAGGGAAATAAGTCCCGCCCCCTCTAGGCAGCTTTTCGACAGTACAGAGTAGTCGTctttcgtctgagacggcccGAATTTGCGCAGTGTATACCGGCTTTAAGGTTTTCATGTTATCACAGCCCAGTACGCCTGGTGTTGTGGGAGTTTCTGGAGAATGTGTGCAGCTGCTGCCGAGAGACTTTAaaaaaggcggcacggtggcgcagtggttagcgctgtcgcctaacagcaagaatgtcgccggttcgaaccccggggttgtccaatcttgggggtcatcatctgtgtggagtttgcatgttctcccttcgtgggctttctccgggtgccccggtttcccccaccatcaaaaagacatgcgtattggaattaatactcctgcctgtgcccctgaccgaggcatggcaagacgaactggagttggtccccgggcgctgcacggtggctgcccactgcccctagctacacagctaggatgggtcaaatgcagagaaagaatttccccatgggggttAATAATGTAGTGAAAGGTTTTTAGTACCTCTTAGAAACCTGTTAAATAACTAGTTTAATtgagaaggtttttttttaaaacgggTCAATTCTCctttccagttggtggcggtaatgcagcaAATCgtcgtttgccaaccgccaataaccccatgaagaagaagaaagacgaaGAAGCAGGAGAAGACGTGAAGAAGAAAACGaggacgctgctgctgctgcctttcCACGTTAGCATGGTTAGCTGCTAGCTGGAGTAGATTTTGTTTACGTCTTCGGTGTCACGATGTCGATTACGCATCAGAACATGAAGGGGTGGGTTTTGGACGCTTGTTCGCTAATTGATCGGGGGCATTCACGATGCATCCGATTGAGCAGAGACCCCAAAGCACGTTTCGGGTATCGTTTCAAGCGGCAATGTTTTCGGATAACTAAAAGTTATTATGGTGCGAACTCCAGCAGTGCGGATGCTGGAAGCAACTCGGACACGATGCCGAAGTTGCGCTGCAAGCCACCGAAGGTAAGCAACCTTGCGCCATCAGCAGCTACGACCCACGCGTACGACCGCTGCTATTTTATGAATACTTCAGAAATCCAAGTATACACGAACACTGCTTTGCACACTTTATCTAATATGTCATAttccaaaaaaaatcaaataaaacatCGTAAACCACTCACCAGTATTTGTAATTTCTAAATATCAGAAAAGAAAACGAAAAAACGGTGAACTCAACCAAGGGGAAATTGATTCAAGGACCTACCATCAAAAGGTAGGTTCAGTTTCTTTAATTTTTCAATGTGTCTTCTTAAATTCACTTTTTTTGCAAAATTCAAGACTATGCTGATAAAATTGGGACACTGCCCTTAATTTGCAATGCCAGCAGACATGCAGTCAGCCTTTGCACATCAACCTGCCAGACTTAAATGATTTGTGCAATGATACAGATCAGGTCTGTCATTCTGGAGGGAGCCGAATCCTTGGTGGATGCTGTCAAAGCCCATGGACATTTGAATGGAGCGGCAGATGAAGCAGAGGAGCCCCTCCCTAATCAGGAATGTCCTTTGGCGGCCCTGTGTAACATGGCTAAGGAGCTCTTCCAACTGGAGAACGCTGATGGGGAGGACCGAGTTCAGTTTATTAGTGCTGAGGACAGCTGTCCATCACATCTTGATTTATTCTCTAGGATAACGGAGAACAACTCAGACCTGGCCATGGAGGTTACATTAATGGGAGAGCAATATGTAATACCACCGCATACAGCATTTCTGCTCTCAGATTTCAGCAGAATACAACCACTGGTCCATTGTGAGTAGGTACACTATTGTCCAAGTATTTGGctgactttccaaaaagaaaaactgTTCAGGAAAAAAGACAGCATAATACAGACCAAGTAAAATCAACTGTTATGGTTGTAACATTGCAGACCTTGCTAGGTATCACCTTGATTCTGATTGTCCTGCAACTTGGAAATAAACTGTATTGCTTCTGCAACAATGATTGCATCGAATTTCTGTgacagtttttttcttcttcatacaGCTGGAAAGAGATTTGATCTTATAGTAATGGATCCGCCATGGGAAAACAAGTCTCTCAAAAGAAGTGGAAGGTATACACTTGTGCCCATCCTCAGAAGGGTAAAACAGCATGTGAATGATCACAACAAGGATCAAGTTTTTACTCCACAAACGCATTAAATGACACATTCTGATTACTGTTGTTATTGTTCGTTATTTTATTAAGATACAGTTCCCTGCCTTCATCCCAGCTGAAATATCTCCCCATACCTCTGCTGGCGTCCCTAAACTGTTTAGTTGTCACCTGGGTTACAAATCGGCCCAGCCATCAGCGCTTTGTCCGTGACGAGCTGTACCCGCACTGGGGTGTAGAGGTCTTGGCCGAATGGTTCTGGGTCAAGGTAAAGAAAGAAACCTTGGTGTGACAACTCTTAACAACAGATCACATTTGATCTTATTTTAGATTTAATCCCATGTACCCTTATCCCCTTAGGTCACCAGGACTGGTGAATTTGTATATCCGCTGGATTCACAGCACAAGAAGCCATATGAGGTGCTGATCCTTGGACGATTTCGCTGCAGTGCAGAAGACTCCCAAAGGTGTCCAATTAGACATATTGTGTTCATATAAtagctgcattttctattaacATTGTTTTATTCTGTAACCAAAGTCAAATTATGTTTTTCCCTGACCGTCTTTCAGCTCTCCAGCGAAGTCTGTGGCCCCTGTGGAGGATCAGCGTGTGATTGTTAGTCTCCCATCAGCTCTCCACTCTCATAAGCCCTCACTTTCAGGTATGTTAGTACTGCCAgtttttattttcttaatagTAAATCTAAAACATTGCACAGCCAAAAATTACTATCAGAAAAAAAGCTATTTTTATGTTTATATTGACTTCTGTCACTAGAGAGCAGCACACCAGCATTAATGATAACAGGGTTTTTTTCATGTAACTCCCGATCTGAAGTTTTTTAGAATTTTGTTTTTTAATGCGTTTCCGCCTCCCTGGCAACcattggtttccattcatttgtcaATGTTATTGTGGTCAGATAATGGTACAGTTGAAAGCTGACAACATTAGTTTGACTAAAAATAGAGGGGTCTAAATGTTCACTGTGATGGAGTTTCAAGTTGATTACAATATCGTACAGATGTGAATGGAAGCCAGTGGCTGCCGTGAAGGAAGGGAAGCGCATTCAAAAAAATCTAAAACACTATGGTATATCTTGGGAAATGGTCGAGAGCAATGTGAGGTAATTCCTTGTAAATGGGCAAAAGCAGGCAAAAACACTGGTATTGTCCTAAACTCTGTCCACCTGGCATCAGGTCTTCTATTTTGCTGCAAATTATGCTTGCATGTGAACTTACTGAGCTCATTGGTCACCTTGACACAAAATATTGTTCTGACATTAGTTTAATAGCAAACCACCTTCATAAAATCATTAAACAGAACTGCAACATTGGCTATTTTTAGTCAGTTCTGTAGTGTTCATGGGCTCTTATGTTAAATATCAACATCTTAGACTTAAAGAGAGGGTGTTTTCCTATTTTTTGACAAATTGGCATAACTACTGTATGTCTGTGAAACAGATTTGTGACTTTCTTCCTATCAAACGTTGTTAGGTTTCAACAAAACTCATTCGATTTACAGCGCTCTACACCCACCTCTAATGAAATGGGCTGTTTGGGGGGGGTCATTAAGGTAATAATGATAACAGCTCAATTATTCATGAGCTGTAACACTGATTGGCTGGCGGTATTGCTGGGCCCGTCCCCTTCcttgacaaaaaaagaaaaaaagggctgACCAAACAGAAGCCACCTCTCAGTTGTCATGGGAGGTGGAAAACAAATTTTCGGTTGATCTTTCCCAGTGTGACATCACGCTGAGAGGGCAATTCTGAATGGCTTGTTCAAATCGTGCTATTTCATGTTGAGATGAAAGCATGAAAGTGGTGCTCCTTGCTGATGGCAAAATCCACCTCAAGACTAAACAATGTTTTCCATAGTACCCCCTTTAAAATTCATATTCATGGTG
Coding sequences within it:
- the LOC130129634 gene encoding core histone macro-H2A.2-like, whose protein sequence is MSAEGGKTKATRRSGSARAGVIFPVGRMMRYLRAETPRYRISMGAPVYIAAVVEYLTAEVLELAGKAARDNKRGRITPRHIKLAMATDDELNQLLQGVTISNGGVLPRIHPELFLEKRGGQVKVNAKVSLPEREERSNSMGSSVENYQEAVQNSTVEDGPGDGFTILSAKSLSLRQKLSLTESEISKIGTIKVEGIINPTNAEMDLKEGVGNALEKVGGQEFLERVKALREPQGPLDVASVAVSQASGMAACFVIHCNIPQWGSEECEDQLEKTVKNCLAAAEEKELKSVAFPSLPTGWNGFPQQTVAQLIIKAISNHFVSSTISSLKNIYIVVFDSESTEIYLREMAKLDTELGQDDDDGISPDDEPLNELSNRVKTQPQTEVPLMLSRTRTKRSKNSALEKLEPSRDSSNEPLIKINTRKSLSDKKISSNGRKTKPKDGSSDDVPVVKLIDEQHKPVKETLVSRSSATKRKRQDRKDGSSDDDVPLENKATKRCKKCHNPKEEEGQCFCEKGHHSCQSVT
- the mettl4 gene encoding N(6)-adenine-specific methyltransferase METTL4; its protein translation is MSITHQNMKGWVLDACSLIDRGHSRCIRLSRDPKARFGYRFKRQCFRITKSYYGANSSSADAGSNSDTMPKLRCKPPKKRKRKNGELNQGEIDSRTYHQKIRSVILEGAESLVDAVKAHGHLNGAADEAEEPLPNQECPLAALCNMAKELFQLENADGEDRVQFISAEDSCPSHLDLFSRITENNSDLAMEVTLMGEQYVIPPHTAFLLSDFSRIQPLVHSGKRFDLIVMDPPWENKSLKRSGRYSSLPSSQLKYLPIPLLASLNCLVVTWVTNRPSHQRFVRDELYPHWGVEVLAEWFWVKVTRTGEFVYPLDSQHKKPYEVLILGRFRCSAEDSQSSPAKSVAPVEDQRVIVSLPSALHSHKPSLSEVLMPYVGAEAKCLELFARSLQPGWTSWGNEVLKFQHTSYFTATPTDEPADTPSGETAGRRPEAVVISAGEPPPPLSPTDG